ATTAGGCCAAGTGTTTTATGTTGATCCAGAAACGGGAGAAAAAATAAAGTTAGGGAACGATGTAGCCGATTTCTTGGCATATCAACGAGCGGTTCAATACGTGACGGAAAAAGGTTCGTTAGTCGTCGTAGCTGCGGGAAATGATGGAATTAATGCTACAAACAAACGTGAAGTTACTGACTTTTTAAACGCTGAATACGGTGGGGACGGTTTTTATTTTCAAGGAGCTGGATTTGAAGTACCAGGAACGATTCCAGGTGTGATCACTGTATCTGCTACAGGACCTAACGATGAATTAGCCCTTTATTCCAATTATGGTCCGGGATTTATTGACATTGCAGCTCCCGGTGGTGACTACCGGATGTATTTAGAGTATTTAGCGAATGGTACATTTGATCAATATCTAGAGCAACAACTGTATCGTAACGAATTTACTTTAAGTACTAGTGAAAATGGGGGTTATTATTATAGTATTGGTACTTCCATGGCAACCCCAAAAGTTTCAGCAGTGGCCGCTTTATTAGTCGATAAATACGGAAAGATGGAACCGCATAAACTAGCTGAATTACTTCGAAAAAAAGCCGTTGATCCAGTGAAAGCCCAGGAGAAAAAGGTATTTGGAGCAGGTCATTTAAATGCATTGAATGCCTTACAATAAGAAATTAAAAAGAGCTTCCTTAATGGGGGCTCTTTTTCGTTATAGGTATCTTTCCATTGATTACAGGATATAGAAAAAGGAGAGAAGGGTGTTGGGCATCACTCATCTTGGATCGTTAATTCGGTAAATTGCCAATCGTGACTTTTCGGAAAACGAAGTTCTAAAATTCCTTCCTTATATAAAGCATTACCGCCTTTTTTCTTCACAAGAGCTGGAAGGGAGATAACATGTCGATCATTTTCTTCTGGAACATGCTCTAAAATAACTTGGTTAGAAGTATGGTACAGCTTTAAAGCTGATAAACAGTCTTCCTTTAGCCGAATGCGGACAAACACTTCTTCAAACGTTTCAAATACATCATATTGAAATGGGGATGATGATGGAGCTTTGTCCACTGTGGTTGTTGATAAAGGAGACATTCCTTCATTTTGAAAGTTCCTCATCATGTTGGACATAAAATCAGCCATATATTTCTCAATTTGATTGGGAGAGAACCCTTTCCATGGACTTTGGTCGTTTTTATGGAAAGGGAATAAATTCCATGGTAACATTATAGGTGTCATCCTTTCAAAAAAGGGTACTATCTTAAAAATGATGCCTACATTACTAATATGCGTTTGAGCAACAAACGGTACTTTATATGCATCATTTGACTAAGCTAAGATAAGGCATTCAATTGGAAACGCAAGCCAATAGGTGACAAAATTTTTAAAAAAATCGTTGGAATTTTTTCTGAACAGTAGTAAGATGTTTATTGATAATTGGTATGATGGAAAATGAAAGGGGTCATAGGGGTAATTATTTCAGAATAGTCAATTAGAAAGAAAATTATTTTTATTCTGTAGTAAAGAAAAATTTTTTGTCACAAAAAATTAACATTTTTCAAATTTTACCTTTATCTTAGCATTTCTTAGTGTTAAAATGTCCATGTAAGCGTTTCAATCAAAGACTATTGACTCAATATTATTCTATTATGAAAAAATTTTTTTTAAAAAATTATTTAGGGCGAGATTGTTGGAGGTTTTTCACAATGAGACAGCAAACAGCAACTCAAGGGGTTCCATGGCAACATTTTCATGGTCCAAACCTCGGTTACGTCATGGAAATGTATGAAAAATTTTTAGAAAACCCAGAAAGTGTGGACCCAGAATTAAGAAAAATGTTTGAACAATACGGTCCTCCATCCACAGAATCAAATATAGAAAAAGGCAGACTCGATATTTCTTTCCAACTTCCTTCCAGTCCGACAATGTTATCAAAGGTTGTAGCAGCCGTCAAGCTTGCGGACAATATACGTACATATGGTCATTTAGCGGCTGACATTAATCCATTAACAAATGAAAACAAAGATACACGTCGGATCGAATTAGCTGAATATGATTTAACGGAAGAAGATTTGAAACAAATTCCGAAAGAGTATATTTGTCCTGATGCGCCACCACACGTGCAAAATGGACTCGATACGATTTTGCATTTGAAAGAAGTGTATACGAAAAAACTTGCCTACGAATTTCACCAGGTTCACGATGTCGAAGAGAAAAATTGGCTTCGCCATATGATCGAATCAGGAAAAGTTACAGCCAATTTATCAAAGGCACAAAAAAAGAAACTGTTAAAACGGTTGACAGAAGTTGAAGGGTTTGAAAAATTCCTACACCGGACGTTTGTCGGACAAAAAAGGTTTTCGATCGAAGGCCTTGATGCAATGGTTCCGTTAATAGATGAATTAATTGCCTACTCTGTCGAACATGGTGCGAAAACGGTTAATATTGGTATGGCACACCGTGGACGTTTAAACGTTTTAGCACACGTATTAGGTAAGCCGTACGAAATGATTTTTGCTGAATTTCAACATGCGCCTAACAAAGATTTAATTCCTTCTGAAGGCTCAATTGGTATTACATACGGTTGGACAGGGGACGTTAAATACCACCTTGGAGCTGATCGACGTTTTTCAGCAGATCAAACCAAGCGCGTTCGTGTGACATTAGCGAACAACCCAAGTCATTTAGAGGTGATTAGTCCAATTGTGGCAGGTTACACTCGTGCTGCCCAAGAAGAAAGAACGGTAAAAGGAGTTCCTGTACAAGATACAGAAAGCTCTTACGCGATTTTAATTCATGGTGATGCCGCTTTCCCAGGACAAGGTGTCGTTTCCGAAACATTAAACTTAAGTGGATTGAAAGGATATCAAACAGGTGGATCCATCCATATTATTGCCAACAATATGATTGGGTTTACTACAGAAAGCTACGATTCTCGGACAACTCGTTATGCGTCAGATACAGCAAAAGGTTTTGAAGTTCCTATTGTCCATGTGAATGCTGATGATCCGGAAGCTTGTATCGCTGCAGCTATATTTGCTTATGAATACCGTCGCCGTTTCAAAAAGGATTTTGTAATTGATTTAATTGGATATCGTCGATTTGGACATAACGAAATGGATGAACCAATGGTGACAAACCCATTAATGTATCATATCATCCGTAAGCATCCGACCGTTCGTGCCCTATACGCCGAACAGCTCATAGCAGAAGGAATTATTACAAAAGAAGAAGTGGAACAAATGGATGCGGATGTTCAAGAAAAGCTTCAAAAAGCCTATGACAAAGTTCCAGCTAAAGATGAGGAACCAGACACTACGATGAATCCGCCAAAAGATGTGACGAATGGATTACCTTCGATTAATACAACAGTTTCAGAAGAAGTGCTTCGCCGTCTTAATAGTGAAATGCTTCAATGGCCGGAAGGGTTCCACGTTTATAAAAAGTTGGAACGAATTTTAAAACGTCGTGAAACCGCCTTTAATGATGGAACTATTGATTGGGCCCATGCAGAAGCGTTAGCATTTGCATCCATCCTCCGTGATGGAACCCCAATTCGGATGACTGGACAAGATTCACAACGGGGAACATTTGCCCAACGACATCTCGTTCTTCACGACGAAAAAACGGGGGAAGAATATGTTCCTTTACACCATATAACGGATGCGAATTCTTCCTTTGTCGTCTATAATAGCCCATTAACCGAAATGGCCGTAGTCGGTTATGAATATGGTTATAACGTCTTTGCACCAGAAACGCTCGTATTGTGGGAAGCACAATTCGGTGATTTTGCAAATATGGCGCAAGTGATGTTTGATCAATTTATTGCCGCCGGTCGAGCGAAGTGGGGACAAAAATCTGGTCTTGTGATGTTACTTCCACATGGCTATGAAGGTCAAGGTCCAGAACATTCCAGCGGTCGTGTCGAGCGCTTCTTACAACTAGCTGCAGAAAATAACTGGACCGTAGCAAATTTATCGAATGCTAGCCAATATTTCCATATATTACGTCGCCAAGCGGCAATTTTACAAAAAGAAGAAGTACGTCCATTAGTGATAATGACACCGAAGAGTTTACTCCGCCATCCGTTAGCAAGTTGCCATTACCGTGACTTGACGGAAGGGGCGTTCCAGCCAGTCATCGAACAGCCTGGTTTAGGAAAAACACCTGAAAAAGTCGAGCGAATTGTGCTATGTAGTGGAAAAATTGCGATTGATTTAGCTGAGCGTATTCAAAAAGAAAAATCTCTTGATTGGTTACACATTGTACGTGTCGAAGAATTATATCCGTTCCCGGAAAAGCAAATAAAAGAAATTATTGCACGTTTCGCGAACTTGAAGGAACTCGTTTGGGTCCAAGAAGAACCGAAAAATATGGGTGGTTGGACATTTGTAGAACCACGACTTCGAGATCTTACCCCAGAAGATGTTGACGTACGTTATATCGGAAGACGTCGTCGTTCTAGCCCATCAGAAGGGGATCCTAGCGTTCATAAAAAAGAACAAGCTCGAATTATCACTGAAGCGGTATCACGATAAGTAGGAGGAGGACATCAAAGTGGCTGAAATTAAAGTACCTGAGTTAGCAGAATCTATTACGGAAGGAACTATCGCCCAATGGCTAAAGCAACCAGGGGACAAAGTAGAAAAAGGTGACTACGTCGTTGAGCTAGAAACAGATAAAGTAAATGTCGAAGTCATTTCCGAAGAAGCAGGTGTGCTACAAGAAATCTTGTTCCAAGAAGGGGATAACGTAAAAGTTGGGGATGTTATTGCCATTGTTGGCAAAGGCACTGCATCCACACCTTCAGCTTCAGTACCGGAAAAAGAGGAACCGATTCAACAAGTGGAAGAACCAAAAGCAGAAGTGAAAGAAGAGCCGGCAGCAAAAGAGCGCCCAATCGCTTCTCCTGCAGCAAGAAAATTAGCACGCGAAAAAGGAATTGATTTGTCACGAGTTCCAACGGTAGATCCACTTGGACGAGTTCGTAAACATGATGTAGAACATTTTGCTAATCAGCCTGTCCAAGCAGTTCAACCAACTCAAGCAACCCAGCAACCGTCTGCGCCTAAACCGCAGGTGGAACATGGGGACAATAAACCAGTTGAACGTATTCGTATGTCTCGTCGCCGTCAAACAATTGCGAAGCGTCTCGTCGATGTACAACATACCGCAGCCATGTTAACAACGTTCAACGAAATTGATATGACGAATGTCATGGAACTTCGTAAACGTTACAAAAACAAAATATTAGAAGAATATGATGTACGTTTAGGATTTATGTCCTTCTTTACAAAAGCGGTTGTTGCTGCATTGAAAAAGTATCCGTATGTAAACGCTGAAATTCAAGGCGATGAAATCGTATTGAAAAAATACTATGATATTGGTGTAGCCGTATCTACAGACGAAGGATTAGTAGTACCGGTAGTCCGTGACTGCGATCGTAAGAACT
This portion of the Bacillus sp. (in: firmicutes) genome encodes:
- a CDS encoding Hsp20/alpha crystallin family protein, yielding MTPIMLPWNLFPFHKNDQSPWKGFSPNQIEKYMADFMSNMMRNFQNEGMSPLSTTTVDKAPSSSPFQYDVFETFEEVFVRIRLKEDCLSALKLYHTSNQVILEHVPEENDRHVISLPALVKKKGGNALYKEGILELRFPKSHDWQFTELTIQDE
- the odhB gene encoding 2-oxoglutarate dehydrogenase complex dihydrolipoyllysine-residue succinyltransferase, which gives rise to MAEIKVPELAESITEGTIAQWLKQPGDKVEKGDYVVELETDKVNVEVISEEAGVLQEILFQEGDNVKVGDVIAIVGKGTASTPSASVPEKEEPIQQVEEPKAEVKEEPAAKERPIASPAARKLAREKGIDLSRVPTVDPLGRVRKHDVEHFANQPVQAVQPTQATQQPSAPKPQVEHGDNKPVERIRMSRRRQTIAKRLVDVQHTAAMLTTFNEIDMTNVMELRKRYKNKILEEYDVRLGFMSFFTKAVVAALKKYPYVNAEIQGDEIVLKKYYDIGVAVSTDEGLVVPVVRDCDRKNFAEIERDIAELAQKARNNKLALSDLQGGTFTITNGGVFGSLLSTPILNGPQVGILGMHKIQLRPVAIDEERIENRPMMYVALSYDHRIIDGKEAVGFLAKVKELLENPEQLLLEG
- a CDS encoding 2-oxoglutarate dehydrogenase E1 component, yielding MRQQTATQGVPWQHFHGPNLGYVMEMYEKFLENPESVDPELRKMFEQYGPPSTESNIEKGRLDISFQLPSSPTMLSKVVAAVKLADNIRTYGHLAADINPLTNENKDTRRIELAEYDLTEEDLKQIPKEYICPDAPPHVQNGLDTILHLKEVYTKKLAYEFHQVHDVEEKNWLRHMIESGKVTANLSKAQKKKLLKRLTEVEGFEKFLHRTFVGQKRFSIEGLDAMVPLIDELIAYSVEHGAKTVNIGMAHRGRLNVLAHVLGKPYEMIFAEFQHAPNKDLIPSEGSIGITYGWTGDVKYHLGADRRFSADQTKRVRVTLANNPSHLEVISPIVAGYTRAAQEERTVKGVPVQDTESSYAILIHGDAAFPGQGVVSETLNLSGLKGYQTGGSIHIIANNMIGFTTESYDSRTTRYASDTAKGFEVPIVHVNADDPEACIAAAIFAYEYRRRFKKDFVIDLIGYRRFGHNEMDEPMVTNPLMYHIIRKHPTVRALYAEQLIAEGIITKEEVEQMDADVQEKLQKAYDKVPAKDEEPDTTMNPPKDVTNGLPSINTTVSEEVLRRLNSEMLQWPEGFHVYKKLERILKRRETAFNDGTIDWAHAEALAFASILRDGTPIRMTGQDSQRGTFAQRHLVLHDEKTGEEYVPLHHITDANSSFVVYNSPLTEMAVVGYEYGYNVFAPETLVLWEAQFGDFANMAQVMFDQFIAAGRAKWGQKSGLVMLLPHGYEGQGPEHSSGRVERFLQLAAENNWTVANLSNASQYFHILRRQAAILQKEEVRPLVIMTPKSLLRHPLASCHYRDLTEGAFQPVIEQPGLGKTPEKVERIVLCSGKIAIDLAERIQKEKSLDWLHIVRVEELYPFPEKQIKEIIARFANLKELVWVQEEPKNMGGWTFVEPRLRDLTPEDVDVRYIGRRRRSSPSEGDPSVHKKEQARIITEAVSR